One window of Erinaceus europaeus chromosome 6, mEriEur2.1, whole genome shotgun sequence genomic DNA carries:
- the RHOF gene encoding rho-related GTP-binding protein RhoF isoform X4, with the protein MDAPAPAVPGPGRKELKIVIVGDGGCGKTSLLMVYCQGSFPEHYAPSVFEKYTASVMVGSKEVTLNLYDTAGQEDYDRLRPLSYQNTHVVLICYDVMNPTSYDNVLVKWVPEVTHFCRGTPTVLIGCKTDLRKDKEQLRKLRAAQQEPITYMQGLSTCEQIQAALYLECSAKFRENVEDVFREAAKVALSALKKAQRGKKRRLCLLL; encoded by the exons ATGGATGCCCCGGCCCCCGCCGTCCCGGGCCCGGGCAGGAAGGAGCTGAAGATAGTCATCGTGGGCGACGGCGGCTGCGGCAAGACCTCGCTGCTCATGGTGTACTGTCAGGGCTCCTTTCCTGAG CACTACGCCCCCTCCGTGTTCGAGAAGTACACGGCCAGCGTGATGGTGGGCAGCAAGGAAGTGACCCTGAACCTCTACGACACCGCTG GGCAGGAAGATTATGACCGGCTACGCCCACTCTCCTACCAGAACACCCACGTGGTGCTCATCTGCTATGATGTCATGAACCCCACCAGCTATGATAATGTTCTTGTCAAG TGGGTTCCTGAGGTCACGCATTTCTGCCGGGGGACCCCGACTGTACTCATTGGCTGCAAGACGGACCTGAGGAAGGACAAGGAGCAGCTGCGGAAGCTTCGGGCTGCCCAGCAGGAGCCCATCACCTACATGCAG ggCCTGAGCACCTGTGAACAGATCCAAGCTGCCCTCTACCTGGAATGTTCCGCCAAGTTTCGGGAGAACGTGGAAGATGTCTTCCGAGAGGCTGCCAAGGTGGCCCTCAGCGCTCTGAAGAAAGCACAGCGGGGGAAGAAACGACGGCTATGCCTGCTGCTCTGA